From a region of the Fusobacterium periodonticum ATCC 33693 genome:
- the lpxK gene encoding tetraacyldisaccharide 4'-kinase, whose product MKLLSYIYLLITTIRNFLYDEKILPIRKVPDVEVICIGNVSVGGTGKTPAVHFFVKKLLAKGRKVAVVSRGYRGKRKRDPLLVSDGMVIFATAQESGDESYLHALNLKVPVIVGADRYKACMFAKKHFDIDTIVLDDGFQHRKLYRDRDVVLIDATNPFGGGNVLPAGLLREDFRRAVRRAYEFIITKSDLVNKRELRRIKNYLRKKFKKEVSVAKHGISCLCDLKGNMKPLFWVKGKKVLIFSGLANPLNFEKTVISLAPSYIERIDFKDHHNFKPKDIALVKKKAEKMDADYIITTEKDLVKLPDNLNISNLYVLKIEFTMLEDNTLKDMKG is encoded by the coding sequence ATGAAGTTATTGTCATATATATATCTTTTGATAACAACAATACGAAATTTTTTATATGATGAAAAAATATTACCCATAAGAAAAGTTCCTGATGTTGAAGTTATATGTATAGGGAATGTCAGTGTTGGTGGAACAGGAAAAACTCCAGCAGTTCATTTCTTTGTAAAAAAATTATTGGCAAAGGGAAGAAAAGTTGCTGTAGTTTCCCGTGGATATAGAGGGAAAAGAAAGAGAGATCCTCTTTTAGTTAGCGATGGAATGGTAATTTTTGCAACAGCACAGGAAAGTGGAGATGAATCGTATCTACATGCTTTAAACTTAAAAGTTCCTGTGATTGTTGGTGCAGATAGATATAAGGCTTGTATGTTTGCAAAAAAACATTTTGATATAGATACTATAGTTTTAGATGACGGTTTTCAACATAGAAAACTATATAGAGATAGAGATGTTGTCCTTATAGACGCTACTAACCCTTTTGGTGGAGGTAATGTTTTACCTGCTGGACTTTTAAGAGAAGACTTTAGAAGAGCTGTTAGAAGAGCTTATGAGTTTATAATAACTAAGTCAGATTTAGTAAACAAAAGAGAACTCAGAAGAATAAAAAATTATCTTAGAAAGAAATTTAAAAAGGAAGTTTCTGTTGCAAAACATGGTATAAGTTGTCTTTGTGACTTGAAAGGGAATATGAAACCACTGTTCTGGGTAAAAGGTAAGAAAGTTTTAATATTCTCAGGACTAGCTAATCCTTTAAACTTTGAAAAGACTGTAATTTCTTTAGCACCTAGCTATATAGAAAGGATAGACTTTAAAGATCACCATAATTTTAAGCCAAAAGATATAGCACTTGTAAAGAAAAAAGCAGAGAAAATGGATGCTGACTATATAATTACAACTGAAAAAGATTTAGTGAAATTACCAGATAATTTGAATATTAGTAATTTATATGTATTAAAGATAGAATTCACAATGTTAGAGGACAATACATTGAAAGATATGAAAGGGTAA
- the nadD gene encoding nicotinate (nicotinamide) nucleotide adenylyltransferase, which produces MRIAIYGGSFNPMHIGHEKIVDYVLNNLNMDKIIIIPVGIPSHRENNLEQSDTRLKICKEIFKGNKKIEVSDIEIKSEGKSYTYDTLLKLMDLYGENNEFFEIIGEDSLKSLKTWKNYEELLKICKFIVFRRKDDKNIQIDKEFLNNKNIIILENEYYDISSTEIRNMVKNNEDISAFVNKKVKKLIEKEYLD; this is translated from the coding sequence ATGAGAATAGCTATCTATGGTGGAAGTTTCAATCCTATGCATATAGGACATGAAAAAATTGTAGACTATGTTCTAAATAATCTAAATATGGATAAGATTATAATAATTCCAGTGGGCATACCCTCACACAGAGAAAATAATTTAGAACAATCTGACACTAGATTAAAAATTTGTAAGGAAATTTTTAAAGGAAATAAAAAAATTGAAGTATCTGATATAGAAATAAAGAGTGAAGGAAAATCATATACCTATGACACACTTTTGAAACTAATGGATCTATATGGAGAAAACAATGAATTTTTTGAAATAATAGGAGAAGATTCTCTAAAAAGTTTAAAAACTTGGAAAAACTATGAAGAATTATTGAAAATATGTAAGTTTATTGTTTTTAGAAGAAAAGATGATAAAAATATTCAAATAGATAAAGAGTTTTTAAATAATAAAAATATTATTATTTTAGAAAATGAGTACTATGATATATCTTCAACAGAAATAAGAAATATGGTAAAAAATAATGAAGATATCAGTGCTTTTGTAAATAAGAAAGTAAAAAAATTAATAGAAAAAGAATACCTAGATTAA
- a CDS encoding alanine/glycine:cation symporter family protein, with protein sequence MVNLIASINSLFWGSLLILLLVGTGIFFTIRLRFVQVRKFRKGITQLTGDFDLNGKDADHNGMSSFQALATAIAAQVGTGNLAGAATAIVSGGPGAIFWMWVSAFFGMSTIYAEAILSQLFKKKVEGEVTGGPAYYIEELFNKGVLAKVLAVFFSLSCILALGFMGNGVQANSIGEAVQNAFNISPYITGVVVALLGGFVFFGGLKRIASFTEKVVPVMAGLYILICIVIIVINHANILTAFESIFVNAFSTKSILGGFLGMGVKKAIRYGVARGLFSNEAGMGSTPHAHAIAKVKNPVEQGNVALITVFIDTFVVLTLTALVILTANVGDGTLTGITLTQKSFEAALGYSGNIFIAVALFFFAFSTIIGWYFFGEANIKYLFGKKAINIYRVLVMIAIFIGSTQKVDLVWELADLFNGLMVIPNLIALLLLNKLVLETSDEYDKIHKL encoded by the coding sequence ATGGTAAATTTAATTGCAAGTATTAATAGTCTATTTTGGGGAAGTCTTTTAATCTTACTTTTAGTAGGAACAGGAATCTTTTTTACAATTAGATTGAGATTTGTACAAGTTAGAAAATTCAGAAAGGGAATCACTCAATTAACAGGAGATTTTGACTTAAATGGTAAAGATGCTGACCATAATGGTATGTCATCATTTCAAGCCTTGGCAACAGCTATAGCGGCTCAAGTTGGAACAGGAAATCTAGCAGGAGCAGCAACAGCTATAGTATCTGGAGGACCAGGAGCTATATTCTGGATGTGGGTAAGTGCATTTTTTGGAATGTCAACTATCTATGCAGAAGCTATATTGAGTCAATTATTTAAGAAAAAAGTTGAAGGAGAAGTAACAGGAGGACCTGCTTACTATATAGAAGAATTATTTAATAAAGGAGTTTTAGCTAAAGTTCTTGCAGTATTCTTTTCACTTTCTTGTATACTTGCTTTAGGATTTATGGGAAATGGAGTGCAAGCAAACTCTATAGGGGAAGCAGTACAAAATGCTTTTAATATATCGCCATATATAACAGGAGTAGTAGTTGCATTACTTGGAGGTTTTGTATTCTTTGGAGGACTTAAAAGAATAGCCTCTTTCACAGAAAAAGTTGTACCTGTTATGGCGGGACTATATATTTTAATCTGTATAGTAATTATCGTAATAAACCATGCTAATATTTTAACAGCTTTTGAATCTATATTTGTAAATGCTTTTTCTACAAAATCTATCTTAGGAGGATTTTTAGGAATGGGAGTGAAGAAGGCTATTAGATATGGGGTTGCAAGAGGACTATTTTCAAATGAAGCTGGTATGGGTTCAACACCACATGCTCATGCAATAGCTAAGGTTAAAAATCCTGTTGAACAAGGAAATGTTGCTTTAATAACAGTATTTATTGACACTTTTGTTGTATTAACTTTAACAGCTCTTGTAATTTTAACAGCAAATGTAGGAGATGGAACTTTAACAGGAATTACATTGACACAAAAATCTTTTGAAGCAGCTTTAGGATATTCAGGAAATATATTTATAGCAGTTGCTTTATTCTTCTTTGCATTTTCAACTATTATTGGTTGGTACTTCTTTGGAGAAGCAAATATTAAATATCTTTTTGGTAAAAAAGCAATTAACATTTATAGAGTTTTAGTTATGATAGCAATTTTCATAGGATCTACTCAAAAAGTTGATTTAGTTTGGGAACTTGCAGATTTATTCAATGGACTTATGGTAATTCCTAACCTAATTGCCTTACTACTTTTAAATAAATTAGTTTTAGAAACTTCAGATGAATATGATAAAATACATAAATTATAA
- a CDS encoding DUF1858 domain-containing protein → MVTGDMNIMEAVEKYPVIVEVLQRNGLGCVGCMIASGETLAEGIEAHGLDTKAILDEINALIKE, encoded by the coding sequence ATGGTTACAGGTGATATGAATATAATGGAAGCTGTTGAAAAATACCCAGTAATAGTTGAAGTTTTACAAAGAAATGGTTTAGGATGCGTAGGTTGTATGATCGCTTCTGGAGAAACTTTAGCAGAAGGAATTGAAGCTCACGGATTAGATACTAAAGCTATCCTTGATGAAATTAACGCTTTAATAAAAGAATAA
- a CDS encoding phosphatidate cytidylyltransferase, producing the protein MLVAMFFVDILALIILFFIKNKISEKKFTNIKQRIFTWFVIIVLFYLATMNRIYLLLLFGFISTLSFKEFLQFAHIKYDSELIITSIIVNLAFYLGIYFKNLYVLLILFVLIALRFYKRAFIIFAFFITTYLIGSISYIEDLNFIINYMILIELNDVFQYISGNIFGERKITPNISPNKTVEGLIGGMILTTLTAALLKYIFHINYQIKFIPYLALIGFFGDIFISALKRKVNLKDSGNLLLGHGGILDRVDSLIFTAPIILFIFKYS; encoded by the coding sequence ATGCTAGTTGCAATGTTTTTTGTTGATATTCTAGCTTTAATTATTTTATTTTTTATTAAAAATAAAATATCAGAAAAGAAATTTACTAATATAAAGCAGAGAATATTCACTTGGTTTGTTATAATTGTACTTTTCTATTTAGCAACTATGAACAGAATTTATCTACTTTTACTTTTTGGATTTATCTCTACTTTATCATTTAAAGAGTTTCTACAATTTGCTCATATTAAATATGATAGTGAATTAATAATAACTAGTATTATTGTAAATTTAGCTTTCTATTTAGGAATTTATTTTAAAAACCTTTATGTTCTATTGATCTTATTTGTTCTTATTGCACTTAGATTCTATAAAAGAGCTTTTATAATCTTTGCCTTCTTTATAACAACTTATTTGATAGGAAGTATCTCGTATATAGAGGATTTAAACTTTATCATTAACTATATGATTTTAATAGAATTAAATGATGTGTTCCAATATATAAGTGGAAATATTTTTGGTGAAAGAAAGATAACTCCTAATATCAGTCCTAATAAAACAGTTGAAGGACTTATTGGTGGAATGATTCTAACTACTTTAACTGCTGCTTTATTAAAATATATTTTCCATATAAATTACCAAATAAAATTTATTCCATATCTTGCCTTAATAGGCTTTTTTGGTGATATTTTTATATCAGCTTTAAAAAGAAAAGTTAATCTAAAAGATTCAGGTAACTTACTTTTAGGTCACGGTGGAATATTGGATAGAGTTGATAGTTTAATTTTTACAGCTCCTATTATCTTATTTATTTTTAAATATTCTTGA
- a CDS encoding CDP-alcohol phosphatidyltransferase family protein, translating to MDISIYKLKTKFQNLLMPICEKLVKLKVSPNQITVTTVLLNIVFAGLIYKFNDYKLIYLTVPVFLFLRMALNALDGMIANKFNQKTKMGVFYNEAGDVVSDTVFFYVFLRVIEIGEVYNLVFVFLSILSEYVGVTAMMVDNKRHYEGPMGKSDRAFLISLLAIVYYFIGNKYFDYILILAIVLLIFTIFNRVRSSVKGG from the coding sequence ATGGATATTTCTATATATAAATTAAAAACAAAATTTCAAAATTTGCTTATGCCTATTTGTGAAAAGTTAGTAAAGTTGAAAGTTAGCCCTAATCAGATAACTGTTACAACAGTTTTATTAAATATAGTTTTTGCAGGACTTATCTATAAGTTCAATGATTACAAACTTATATATTTAACTGTACCTGTTTTTCTATTTTTAAGAATGGCTTTAAATGCTTTAGATGGTATGATAGCCAATAAATTCAATCAAAAAACTAAAATGGGAGTTTTTTACAATGAAGCAGGAGATGTTGTATCAGATACGGTTTTCTTCTATGTATTTTTAAGAGTTATTGAAATAGGTGAAGTCTACAATTTAGTTTTTGTATTTTTATCAATATTATCAGAATATGTAGGTGTGACTGCAATGATGGTAGACAATAAAAGACATTATGAAGGTCCTATGGGAAAAAGTGATAGAGCTTTCTTAATAAGCCTTTTGGCTATTGTATATTATTTTATTGGAAATAAATATTTTGATTATATTTTAATATTAGCAATAGTCTTACTTATTTTTACTATATTTAATAGAGTTCGTTCTTCTGTGAAAGGTGGATAA